In Hamadaea flava, a genomic segment contains:
- a CDS encoding sulfatase family protein, producing MRTSHRTRIARRAAAVLLAAGIVATWSATTPDPRLAAEAQPAAAPPNIVFVLTDDLAWNLVPYMPQVQQLQADGATFTNYTVTDSLCCPSRSSLLTGKFPHDTGVFTNGGTDGGFAVFKGRGNEEHTFATALQAQGYATGFLGKYLNGYQPADTQGGTQPYVPPGWSDWHVAGNGYPEYNYDLNENHSVVHYGSDPADYLTNVLARKGKTFIQRSVAAGQPFLLEIATFAPHGPFTPADQDLDDFPGLTAPRTPAYNKLPTGAPSWLAANTPLTDTEKTTLDTNFRKRAQAVQAVDRLIGNVRAQLETSGVAGNTYFVFSSDNGFHMGEYRLTGGKQTAFDTDVRVPLVVTGPGVPAGSTRPEIVQNIDLAPTFQRIGGATVASDVDGRSLLGLAQGADAPNWRTGSLIEHHGPDQLADDPDLQTVRNGKPTTYAALRTATYTYVEYATGDREYYDRVADPYQLTNLAGQLSAARLAQLHDALTAYQACHTHEGCWTAGHVPA from the coding sequence ATGCGTACCAGCCACCGGACCCGCATCGCCCGCCGGGCCGCCGCCGTCCTCCTCGCCGCCGGGATCGTCGCCACCTGGTCAGCGACCACTCCCGATCCCCGGCTCGCCGCCGAGGCACAACCGGCGGCGGCTCCGCCCAACATCGTCTTCGTCCTCACCGACGACCTGGCCTGGAACCTCGTCCCATACATGCCGCAGGTCCAGCAGCTGCAAGCCGACGGCGCGACCTTCACCAACTACACCGTCACCGACTCGCTGTGCTGCCCGTCGCGCTCCTCCCTCCTCACCGGCAAGTTCCCCCACGACACCGGGGTGTTCACCAACGGCGGCACGGACGGCGGCTTCGCCGTCTTCAAAGGCCGCGGCAACGAGGAACACACCTTCGCCACCGCCCTCCAGGCCCAGGGCTACGCCACCGGATTCCTCGGCAAATACCTCAACGGCTACCAACCCGCCGACACCCAGGGCGGCACCCAGCCCTATGTGCCCCCGGGGTGGTCGGACTGGCACGTCGCGGGCAACGGCTACCCCGAATACAACTACGACCTCAACGAGAACCACAGCGTCGTGCACTACGGCAGCGACCCGGCCGACTACCTGACCAACGTGCTGGCCCGCAAAGGCAAGACGTTCATCCAGCGCAGCGTCGCCGCCGGCCAGCCGTTCCTGCTGGAGATCGCCACCTTCGCGCCGCACGGTCCGTTCACCCCGGCCGACCAGGACCTCGACGACTTCCCCGGACTGACCGCGCCCCGCACACCCGCGTACAACAAACTCCCCACCGGCGCGCCGTCCTGGCTCGCGGCCAACACCCCGCTCACCGACACCGAGAAGACCACCCTCGACACCAACTTCCGCAAGCGCGCCCAGGCGGTGCAAGCCGTCGACCGCCTCATCGGCAACGTACGCGCACAGCTCGAAACCAGCGGCGTAGCCGGGAACACGTACTTCGTGTTCAGCTCCGACAACGGCTTCCACATGGGCGAATACCGGCTCACCGGCGGCAAGCAGACCGCCTTCGACACCGACGTGCGCGTACCCCTGGTCGTCACCGGACCCGGCGTACCGGCCGGATCGACCCGGCCCGAGATCGTCCAGAACATCGACCTCGCCCCGACCTTCCAGCGCATCGGCGGCGCGACGGTCGCCTCCGACGTCGACGGACGCAGCCTGCTCGGCCTGGCCCAAGGCGCGGACGCGCCGAACTGGCGTACCGGATCGCTGATCGAACATCACGGGCCGGATCAGCTCGCCGACGACCCCGACCTGCAGACCGTACGCAACGGCAAGCCGACGACCTATGCGGCGCTGCGCACGGCCACCTACACCTACGTCGAATACGCCACCGGCGACCGCGAGTACTACGACCGGGTCGCCGACCCGTATCAGCTGACCAACCTCGCCGGACAGCTGTCGGCGGCCCGCCTGGCGCAGTTGCATGACGCGCTTACGGCGTACCAGGCCTGCCACACCCACGAAGGGTGCTGGACCGCCGGCCACGTGCCCGCGTGA
- a CDS encoding SGNH/GDSL hydrolase family protein codes for MTQLFQPGQHIVFIGDSITDCGRRDLHEPYGDGYVNLVRAFVTARRPELHLRWTNRGISGNTVRDLAGRWDDDAIALQPDWLSVMIGINDIWRFFTGRADEAVPIDEYEQTLRGLLRRAVDATGCRLILADPYIIEADAAEPQRVETERYGKVVEALAEEFSALHVRTQQAFDRALASTDSADWARDRIHPNLPGHAVIAEAYLAALDITSS; via the coding sequence ATGACCCAGCTCTTTCAGCCCGGCCAGCACATAGTGTTCATCGGCGACAGCATCACCGACTGCGGCCGCCGCGACCTTCACGAGCCCTACGGCGACGGCTACGTGAACCTGGTCCGGGCCTTCGTCACCGCCCGCCGCCCGGAGCTGCACCTGCGCTGGACCAACCGGGGCATCAGCGGCAACACCGTACGCGACCTGGCCGGCCGCTGGGACGACGACGCGATCGCCCTCCAGCCGGACTGGCTGTCGGTCATGATCGGCATCAACGACATCTGGCGCTTCTTCACGGGCCGCGCCGACGAAGCCGTCCCGATCGACGAATACGAGCAGACCCTGCGCGGGCTGCTGCGCCGGGCGGTCGACGCCACCGGCTGCCGGCTGATCCTGGCCGACCCGTACATCATCGAAGCCGACGCGGCCGAACCGCAGCGCGTGGAGACCGAACGCTACGGCAAGGTCGTCGAAGCCCTCGCCGAGGAGTTCTCCGCCCTCCACGTACGCACCCAGCAAGCGTTCGACCGCGCGCTCGCGTCGACCGACTCAGCGGACTGGGCCCGCGACCGGATCCACCCGAACCTGCCCGGCCACGCGGTCATCGCCGAGGCCTACCTCGCGGCGCTGGACATCACCTCCTCATAA
- a CDS encoding cupin domain-containing protein, with product MSNLSRTPSGVILPADIDPFHRRLHRIAPSGLISHTTQTPGMKRLEAVSGKTVGARNLWMGQTHVPGDTKSANHHHGASETAIFVVSGTPVFVFVDLEGDEPVETRVQTAPGDYIFVPPYVPHREENPDPDVAAVVLIARTTQEAIVVNLDGLDWSQVTIG from the coding sequence ATGAGCAACCTGTCCCGCACTCCCAGCGGCGTGATCCTGCCCGCCGACATCGACCCGTTCCACCGGCGGCTGCACCGCATCGCGCCCAGCGGGCTGATCTCGCACACCACGCAGACGCCCGGCATGAAACGACTGGAAGCCGTCAGCGGCAAGACGGTCGGCGCGCGCAACCTCTGGATGGGCCAGACCCACGTCCCGGGTGACACGAAGTCGGCCAACCACCACCACGGCGCGTCCGAGACCGCGATCTTCGTCGTGTCCGGCACCCCGGTGTTCGTCTTCGTCGACCTCGAGGGCGACGAACCGGTGGAGACCCGGGTGCAGACCGCGCCCGGGGACTACATCTTCGTCCCGCCGTACGTGCCGCACCGAGAGGAGAACCCCGACCCCGACGTGGCGGCTGTGGTGCTGATCGCCCGCACGACGCAGGAGGCGATCGTGGTGAACCTCGACGGCCTCGACTGGTCGCAGGTGACCATCGGCTGA
- a CDS encoding LysR substrate-binding domain-containing protein — MNRVLDIAPLRSFVAVADCGGFQRAATALYLSQAAVSQHVRRLEAAVGRVLVERQGRGSRFTTDGETLLRQARRLLAVHDETLRTFGVEPEQALVIGSTEHAAAQLLPELSSALAGTFPDWRVRFRIDRGAQLRATLADGRIDLALLLGPAEDPAAQTVGELELTWYSAPEWQLPHGGRPIPVVAFDAPCALRTRALDTLAAHGLPAEVGCEAAHLAGVQAAVQAGLGVGLMATLGQAPPGLVPRDDLPPPQPLALSVWARRGLRTELTLGAAGALRRLLPTPTLALQGTP, encoded by the coding sequence ATGAACCGCGTCCTGGACATCGCCCCGCTGCGCAGCTTCGTCGCTGTCGCGGACTGCGGCGGCTTCCAGCGCGCCGCCACCGCCCTCTACCTGAGCCAAGCCGCCGTCAGCCAACATGTACGCCGGCTCGAAGCGGCGGTCGGCCGCGTCCTCGTGGAACGGCAGGGCCGGGGCTCACGGTTCACCACCGACGGCGAGACACTGCTGCGCCAAGCCCGGCGGCTGCTCGCCGTGCACGACGAGACCCTGCGCACCTTCGGCGTCGAACCCGAACAGGCGCTGGTCATCGGCTCCACCGAACACGCCGCCGCGCAACTGCTACCCGAACTGAGTTCGGCGCTGGCCGGAACGTTCCCCGACTGGCGGGTCCGATTCCGCATCGACCGCGGCGCCCAACTACGAGCAACACTCGCCGACGGACGCATCGACCTGGCGCTGCTGCTCGGCCCGGCCGAGGACCCCGCCGCGCAGACCGTCGGCGAACTGGAACTGACCTGGTACTCCGCACCCGAATGGCAGCTGCCCCACGGCGGTCGCCCCATTCCCGTCGTCGCCTTCGACGCCCCCTGCGCTCTGCGTACCAGAGCATTGGACACCTTGGCCGCCCACGGACTGCCGGCCGAAGTCGGCTGCGAGGCCGCCCACCTGGCCGGGGTGCAGGCCGCGGTGCAGGCAGGGCTGGGCGTGGGCCTGATGGCGACCCTCGGGCAGGCGCCACCGGGGCTGGTCCCCCGCGACGACCTGCCGCCGCCGCAGCCGCTCGCGTTGTCCGTGTGGGCGCGGCGCGGGCTGCGCACCGAACTGACCCTCGGCGCGGCCGGCGCGTTGCGCCGTCTGTTGCCGACCCCGACCCTCGCCCTGCAAGGAACCCCATGA
- a CDS encoding NtaA/DmoA family FMN-dependent monooxygenase (This protein belongs to a clade of FMN-dependent monooxygenases, within a broader family of flavin-dependent oxidoreductases, the luciferase-like monooxygenase (LMM) family, some of whose members use coenzyme F420 rather than FMN.), with protein MTSRTLKLGAVLLGVGGPGQHNTWLSPEIPGDASVDIRWYIARAQQAEAAGFDLVFIVDSQFITPDSPNHYLNRLEPLTLLSAIAVHTANIGLVGTLTTSYNDPFNLARRLASLDLISGGRAGWNVVATGDGGTAGNYGRKEHYDYAERYGRALEHVRVAQGLWNSYEDDAFPRDKERGVFFDRSRQHPLDHVGEHFQVVGPLNIQRSPQGQPVIFQAGDSGEGRDLGAAVADAIFTHAQTLEEGQAFARDIRARAAALGRDPEQIIIFPGISPILADTDEQAREKEQQILGAKSFDRALAELGRPFGWHDFSQYDLDAPFPEVGDLGDRSFKTHANRIKKLARDNGFTLRQVVQHQLDARRSPFVGSPLTVANEIERWFRAGAFDGINLTVTVPSEFARFTDEVLPILRERGVVRDAYAATTLRGNLGLPIPENTHTVARRAEEQAGRLELPVAA; from the coding sequence ATGACTTCGCGCACCCTGAAACTCGGCGCCGTGCTGCTCGGCGTCGGCGGGCCCGGCCAGCACAACACCTGGCTCAGCCCGGAGATCCCCGGCGACGCCAGCGTCGACATCCGCTGGTACATCGCCCGCGCCCAGCAGGCCGAGGCGGCCGGGTTCGACCTGGTGTTCATCGTGGACAGCCAGTTCATCACGCCCGACTCGCCCAACCACTACCTGAACCGGCTCGAGCCGCTGACGCTGTTGTCGGCGATCGCCGTGCACACCGCCAACATCGGCCTGGTCGGCACGCTGACCACGTCCTACAACGACCCGTTCAACCTCGCCCGCCGGCTGGCCTCGCTCGACCTGATCAGCGGCGGGCGGGCGGGGTGGAACGTGGTGGCCACGGGCGACGGCGGCACCGCCGGCAACTACGGGCGCAAGGAGCACTACGACTACGCCGAGCGGTACGGCCGGGCGTTGGAGCACGTACGCGTCGCGCAAGGGTTGTGGAACTCCTACGAGGACGACGCGTTCCCGCGTGACAAGGAACGCGGCGTCTTCTTCGACCGCAGCCGCCAGCATCCGCTCGACCACGTCGGCGAGCACTTCCAGGTCGTCGGGCCGCTGAACATCCAGCGGTCGCCGCAGGGTCAGCCGGTCATCTTCCAGGCCGGCGACTCGGGTGAGGGCCGCGACCTCGGGGCTGCCGTGGCCGATGCGATCTTCACCCACGCGCAGACCCTCGAGGAGGGCCAGGCGTTCGCCCGTGACATCCGCGCCCGTGCCGCGGCGCTCGGCCGCGATCCGGAGCAGATCATCATCTTCCCCGGGATCAGCCCGATCCTCGCCGACACCGACGAGCAGGCCCGGGAGAAGGAGCAGCAGATCCTCGGGGCGAAGAGCTTCGACCGGGCGCTGGCCGAGCTGGGGCGTCCGTTCGGCTGGCACGACTTCTCCCAGTACGACCTCGACGCGCCGTTCCCCGAGGTGGGCGACCTCGGCGACCGCAGTTTCAAGACGCACGCCAACCGGATCAAGAAACTGGCCCGCGACAACGGATTCACGTTGCGCCAGGTCGTGCAGCATCAGCTCGACGCGCGCCGGTCGCCGTTCGTCGGTTCGCCGCTGACCGTCGCGAACGAGATCGAACGCTGGTTCCGCGCCGGGGCGTTCGACGGCATCAACCTCACCGTCACGGTGCCGAGCGAGTTCGCCCGGTTCACCGACGAGGTCCTGCCGATCCTGCGCGAGCGTGGCGTCGTGCGTGACGCGTACGCGGCGACGACGTTGCGCGGCAACCTCGGCCTGCCCATCCCGGAGAACACCCACACCGTCGCCCGCCGTGCCGAAGAGCAGGCCGGCCGGCTCGAGCTGCCCGTCGCGGCCTGA
- a CDS encoding ABC transporter substrate-binding protein, with translation MTISRYRRLAAAAAALLALATTACAGTNSGSAGEATLRWAAALPAHWDPVVSGSGAQFRILSLAYASLTEIDEQGKAAPSLAQSWDYNSTGDEVTFHLRPNLTFTDGEPLNAQAVKQYLDRAKTQQNSALFGDLTSIKEIVAANDTDVVIKLTQVDYQIPLLLGERVAQITSPKAAQDPAKLDQNPIGAGPFVVTEFVPGSHVYFKKNPGYWDAANIHIDRVELHAAPDAATIVSSLQTGVYDLAYLDPAQVKAAKASGLDVVFQPGFNAANISVNVNKKPFDNPKVVDALRYAVNRQEFVDKVTFGYGKATDQPFPPGYVAYDEKSANQYPYDVTKAKQLLGEAGYQPGQISVDLVIPAQSTAAEIVQSQLAAIGVKVAIKVDPNWSTPFFAKDLALSLYGTTGRESPVQTLTAHFGPNGPLNLSTPYEPEGFEAAVSAARRTPLESPDYAATLQAATRAGLASRALIFTYSQPNIFVKSSKVSALPAIPGQIHWTGVTVAAS, from the coding sequence ATGACCATCAGCCGATACAGACGCCTCGCCGCCGCGGCGGCCGCCCTGCTCGCCCTGGCCACCACCGCGTGCGCCGGAACGAACAGCGGCTCGGCCGGCGAAGCCACGTTGCGCTGGGCCGCCGCGCTGCCCGCGCACTGGGACCCCGTCGTCAGCGGCAGCGGCGCTCAGTTCCGCATCCTGTCATTGGCGTACGCGTCGCTGACCGAGATCGACGAGCAGGGCAAGGCGGCCCCGAGCCTGGCCCAGAGCTGGGACTACAACAGCACCGGCGACGAGGTGACCTTCCACCTGCGGCCGAACCTGACGTTCACCGACGGCGAACCGCTCAACGCCCAAGCCGTCAAGCAATACCTGGACCGGGCCAAGACGCAGCAGAACTCGGCCCTGTTCGGCGACCTGACCTCGATCAAGGAGATCGTCGCCGCGAACGACACCGACGTCGTGATCAAACTGACCCAGGTCGACTACCAGATCCCGCTGCTGCTCGGCGAGCGCGTCGCGCAGATCACCAGCCCGAAGGCCGCCCAGGACCCGGCCAAGCTCGACCAGAACCCGATCGGCGCCGGCCCGTTCGTGGTCACCGAATTCGTGCCCGGCTCCCACGTGTACTTCAAGAAGAACCCCGGCTACTGGGACGCGGCGAACATCCACATCGACCGGGTCGAGCTGCACGCCGCACCGGACGCCGCCACCATCGTCTCCAGCCTCCAGACCGGCGTGTACGACCTGGCGTACCTGGATCCGGCGCAGGTCAAGGCAGCCAAGGCCAGCGGCCTCGACGTGGTGTTCCAGCCGGGCTTCAACGCGGCCAACATCAGCGTCAACGTCAACAAGAAGCCGTTCGACAACCCGAAGGTCGTCGACGCGCTGCGGTACGCCGTCAACCGGCAGGAGTTCGTCGACAAGGTCACCTTCGGCTACGGCAAGGCGACCGACCAGCCGTTCCCGCCGGGATACGTGGCCTACGACGAGAAGTCGGCCAACCAGTACCCGTACGACGTGACCAAGGCCAAGCAGCTGCTCGGCGAGGCCGGCTATCAGCCGGGGCAGATCTCGGTCGACCTGGTGATCCCGGCCCAGTCCACCGCGGCCGAGATCGTCCAGTCGCAGCTGGCCGCGATCGGGGTGAAGGTCGCCATCAAGGTCGACCCGAACTGGTCCACGCCGTTCTTCGCCAAGGACCTCGCCCTGTCCCTCTACGGCACGACCGGCCGGGAGTCGCCGGTGCAGACGCTGACCGCGCACTTCGGACCCAACGGCCCGCTCAACCTCAGTACGCCCTACGAGCCGGAAGGCTTCGAAGCCGCCGTGTCGGCCGCCCGCCGGACCCCGTTGGAGTCGCCGGACTACGCGGCCACCCTCCAGGCGGCCACCCGGGCCGGGCTGGCCAGCCGGGCGCTGATCTTCACCTATTCGCAGCCGAACATCTTCGTCAAGAGCAGCAAGGTCTCCGCGCTGCCCGCCATCCCCGGCCAGATCCACTGGACCGGCGTCACCGTGGCCGCGTCATGA
- a CDS encoding ABC transporter permease has translation MSAAGLSRVKRAGVRVASVAGRSIAIFVPVFAVATFVTFALRTLSGLSPAHLQLGESATPENIARIEHQWGLDKPFLTQYLDWFGNLLSGDLGTSWFNGADIARLLTEGAVISLSVAGFALLIGVVFGFGLGVLAAWRRTTWVDRGITGFTTFISVMPSFVVGIALVGVFAVGLGWFPSAGYVPADRGFGVWLAHITLPAIALSFDTVSDVARQLRAGLVAAYRENYVTGAVVRGLSPRRIFFRHVLRNGIGPALTVLGLKFPNLLGGAVVTEAIFGMPGFGQFAAQSAQRGDVPAVQGVLVVSIVLVVVFNLLVNIILARVTPASARGV, from the coding sequence ATGAGCGCCGCCGGGCTGAGCCGGGTCAAGCGGGCCGGCGTACGCGTCGCGTCGGTCGCGGGCCGGTCGATCGCGATCTTCGTCCCCGTCTTCGCAGTGGCGACCTTCGTGACGTTCGCGCTGCGTACGCTGAGCGGGCTCAGCCCGGCGCACCTGCAACTGGGGGAGTCCGCGACCCCGGAGAACATCGCCCGCATCGAGCACCAGTGGGGCCTGGACAAGCCGTTCCTGACCCAATACCTCGACTGGTTCGGCAACCTGCTCTCCGGCGACCTCGGCACCAGCTGGTTCAACGGCGCCGACATCGCCCGACTGCTCACCGAGGGCGCGGTCATCAGCCTGTCGGTGGCCGGGTTCGCGCTGCTGATCGGCGTAGTGTTCGGCTTCGGCCTCGGCGTACTCGCCGCGTGGCGGCGCACGACCTGGGTCGACCGGGGGATCACCGGGTTCACCACGTTCATCTCGGTCATGCCGTCATTCGTCGTCGGCATCGCCCTGGTCGGGGTGTTCGCCGTCGGCCTCGGCTGGTTCCCCTCCGCCGGCTACGTCCCGGCCGACCGCGGGTTCGGCGTCTGGCTGGCCCACATCACGCTGCCCGCGATCGCGCTCAGCTTCGACACCGTCTCCGACGTCGCCCGGCAGCTACGGGCCGGGCTCGTGGCAGCGTACCGGGAGAACTATGTGACCGGCGCGGTCGTGCGCGGGCTCAGCCCTCGGCGGATCTTCTTCCGGCATGTGCTGCGCAACGGGATCGGCCCGGCGCTGACCGTGCTCGGGCTGAAGTTCCCGAACCTGCTCGGCGGGGCCGTGGTCACCGAGGCGATCTTCGGCATGCCGGGCTTCGGCCAGTTCGCCGCCCAATCGGCGCAACGCGGCGACGTCCCGGCCGTCCAAGGCGTCCTGGTCGTCTCGATCGTCCTGGTCGTGGTGTTCAACCTGCTGGTCAACATCATCCTCGCCCGGGTCACGCCCGCGTCGGCGAGAGGAGTCTGA
- a CDS encoding ABC transporter permease, whose protein sequence is MVRRILRLGSGRIAFTILALIALLALAGPMLAPQDPLTGSADILAAPSAQHWLGTDYLGRDVLSRLLAGSRLSVLGAVQVTVMALIVGVIPGILSVYLGRVFEWVTLRLADTLIALPFLVFAVAVTALLGNGIPQAMFTVGVMVSPLFFRVSRAATLSVARSQYVEAAIISGASVGWIVRKHVWVKVLPPIAIALAHTAGVGFVVVSSLTFLGIGVRPPAPTWGGILASDLGFLSYRPWAPLLPTALIMATVWACNLLADAIRDVTGEAGRALLNRRTAAANRNLAVGRSAS, encoded by the coding sequence GTGGTACGCCGAATCCTGCGGCTCGGCTCCGGCCGGATCGCGTTCACCATCCTGGCCCTGATCGCGCTACTGGCATTGGCCGGACCGATGCTGGCCCCGCAGGACCCGCTGACCGGCAGCGCCGACATCCTCGCCGCGCCGAGCGCCCAGCACTGGCTCGGCACCGACTACCTGGGCCGCGACGTGCTCAGCCGGCTGCTGGCCGGATCGCGGCTCAGCGTACTGGGCGCGGTGCAGGTGACCGTGATGGCGCTGATCGTCGGCGTCATTCCCGGAATCTTGTCGGTCTATCTGGGCCGCGTCTTCGAATGGGTCACGCTCCGACTGGCCGACACGCTGATCGCGTTGCCGTTCCTCGTGTTCGCCGTCGCGGTCACCGCCCTGCTCGGCAACGGCATCCCGCAGGCGATGTTCACCGTCGGCGTCATGGTGTCGCCGCTGTTCTTCCGGGTGTCCCGGGCGGCCACCCTCTCGGTGGCCCGATCGCAATACGTCGAGGCGGCGATCATCTCCGGGGCCTCGGTCGGCTGGATCGTGCGCAAGCACGTGTGGGTCAAGGTGCTCCCGCCGATCGCCATCGCCCTCGCGCACACCGCCGGAGTCGGCTTCGTCGTCGTGTCCAGCCTGACCTTCCTCGGCATCGGCGTACGCCCGCCCGCCCCGACCTGGGGCGGCATCCTCGCCTCCGACCTCGGGTTCCTCAGCTACCGGCCGTGGGCGCCACTGCTGCCCACCGCGTTGATCATGGCCACCGTGTGGGCCTGCAACCTGCTCGCCGACGCCATCCGCGACGTCACCGGCGAAGCCGGCCGAGCCCTGCTCAACCGCCGCACGGCCGCCGCCAACCGAAACCTCGCAGTGGGAAGGAGCGCCTCATGA
- a CDS encoding ABC transporter ATP-binding protein — protein MSDTVLRLDGVRVHDAVTGRDLVRGVTFDLTPGKTVGIVGESGSGKTLTCRAVLGILPQHFTVSAGVIELNGRDVTGFTARDWTEVRGSAVGAVFQDPASYLNPSLRVGSQIAEVLRVKKGLSRRAARHRATALLASVRLRDPDLVYQQYPHELSGGMLQRVLIATAIAADPQLLIADEATTALDVTVQAEILDLLADLRDRTGLALIVVSHDLAVVAQLCDEVLVLRDGQVVEQGPTDRILFDPQHEYTRLLIAEHEQYGLDALLEQHSLELDHVG, from the coding sequence ATGAGCGACACCGTGCTGCGCCTGGACGGCGTACGCGTCCACGACGCGGTCACCGGCCGGGACCTGGTCCGCGGCGTCACCTTCGACCTGACGCCGGGCAAGACCGTCGGCATCGTCGGCGAATCCGGCAGCGGCAAGACGCTGACCTGCCGGGCGGTGCTGGGCATCCTGCCACAGCACTTCACCGTCTCGGCCGGCGTGATCGAGCTGAACGGCCGCGACGTCACCGGATTCACCGCCCGCGACTGGACCGAGGTACGCGGCTCGGCCGTCGGCGCGGTCTTCCAGGACCCCGCGTCCTACCTCAACCCGTCGCTGCGCGTCGGCAGCCAGATCGCCGAAGTGCTGCGCGTCAAGAAAGGACTGTCCCGACGCGCGGCCCGGCACCGGGCGACCGCCCTGCTCGCCTCGGTACGCCTCCGCGACCCGGACCTGGTCTACCAGCAGTATCCACACGAACTGTCCGGCGGAATGCTGCAACGGGTCCTCATCGCCACCGCCATCGCCGCCGACCCGCAGCTGCTCATCGCCGACGAGGCCACCACCGCGCTCGACGTCACCGTGCAAGCCGAGATCCTGGACCTGCTCGCCGATCTGCGCGACCGCACCGGCCTGGCGCTGATCGTCGTGTCCCACGATCTCGCGGTCGTCGCGCAGCTCTGCGACGAGGTCCTCGTCCTGCGCGACGGGCAGGTCGTCGAACAGGGGCCGACCGACCGCATCCTGTTCGACCCGCAGCACGAGTACACCCGGCTGCTCATCGCCGAACACGAGCAGTACGGCCTGGACGCGCTTCTCGAGCAGCACAGTCTGGAGCTGGATCATGTCGGCTGA
- a CDS encoding ABC transporter ATP-binding protein encodes MSADPVLAVTGLDVHYRRRTGRLHALKQATLTVAAGETVGVIGETGSGKSTLARAVLGLVRPSAGRIVVAGTDVTGFSARRWRALRRQGVLQYVFQDPLRSLDPDLTVEESLIEPLLIQGRSRRESADRVRAYLERVHLDETLLSRLPGELSGGQRQRVAVARALVTDPRLIILDEPVSALDAATRVRALEFLKELRAAGTALVFISHDLGSVAGLADRVAVLYQGEIVETAPATDVIRSPRHAYTRLLVSSAPTLRSAAANRADRAARRQALRDLLPA; translated from the coding sequence ATGTCGGCTGACCCCGTCCTGGCGGTGACCGGACTCGACGTGCACTACCGGCGGCGTACCGGGCGGTTGCACGCGCTCAAGCAGGCCACGCTGACCGTGGCGGCGGGCGAGACCGTCGGCGTCATCGGCGAGACCGGTTCCGGGAAGTCCACTCTGGCCCGTGCCGTGCTCGGCCTGGTACGCCCATCGGCCGGCCGCATCGTGGTCGCCGGAACCGACGTCACCGGCTTCTCGGCCCGGCGATGGCGAGCCCTGCGCCGCCAAGGCGTCCTGCAGTACGTGTTCCAGGACCCGCTGCGCAGCCTCGACCCGGACCTGACCGTCGAGGAGTCGCTGATCGAACCGCTGCTGATCCAGGGCCGGTCCCGCCGCGAGTCCGCCGACCGCGTACGGGCGTACCTGGAGCGGGTGCACCTGGACGAGACGCTGCTGTCGCGGCTGCCCGGCGAACTGTCCGGCGGCCAACGCCAACGCGTCGCGGTCGCCCGCGCGCTGGTCACCGACCCCCGGCTGATCATCCTCGACGAGCCGGTCAGCGCCCTCGACGCCGCGACCCGGGTCCGGGCGCTGGAGTTCCTCAAAGAACTGCGTGCCGCCGGAACGGCGTTGGTGTTCATCTCGCACGATCTCGGTTCGGTCGCCGGGCTGGCCGACCGGGTCGCCGTGCTGTACCAGGGCGAGATCGTCGAGACGGCGCCGGCCACCGACGTGATCCGGTCGCCGCGTCACGCGTACACGCGGCTGTTGGTGAGCTCGGCCCCGACGCTGCGCTCGGCCGCCGCGAACCGGGCCGACCGCGCGGCCCGCCGCCAAGCCCTTCGTGACCTTTTACCTGCCTGA